A single region of the Ziziphus jujuba cultivar Dongzao chromosome 10, ASM3175591v1 genome encodes:
- the LOC107411335 gene encoding protein transport protein Sec61 subunit beta: MARGSSSQSQPASSSTSRPGVMAPRGSAAATAGMRRRRLGGGNTSSSGGISGGSGPGSNMLRFYTDDAPGLKISPTVVLVMSLCFIGFVTALHVFGKFYRYRYAGGA, from the coding sequence ATGGCAAGAGGCTCCTCATCTCAGTCGCAGCCAGCGTCTTCCTCTACCTCACGCCCTGGCGTCATGGCTCCCCGTGGTTCTGCCGCCGCCACCGCTGGAATGCGTCGCCGTCGACTCGGTGGAGGCAACACCAGTAGCTCGGGCGGTATCTCAGGCGGGTCCGGTCCTGGTAGCAACATGCTTAGGTTCTACACCGACGACGCTCCGGGCTTGAAGATCAGTCCGACTGTCGTGCTCGTCATGAGCCTCTGCTTCATCGGCTTTGTCACGGCCCTACACGTCTTCGGCAAATTCTACCGCTATCGATACGCTGGAGGTGCTTGA